From the genome of Macadamia integrifolia cultivar HAES 741 unplaced genomic scaffold, SCU_Mint_v3 scaffold866, whole genome shotgun sequence:
TGTACTATACGGATAGGCACTTTTatcatcccatgttctatggTTCTCGCTCGAGTCATGTGCACAATCTAGAAGAGGAAACAatagaaagtgaccccactcaactcatcctACCCAggaatcaaaaaaatcaattgaatACCCGTGCCTACCAAAAAATATGAGGCAAAGGGCCAAAGTCATGAAAACTCCTAAAAGAGAAGAGTCGTCAGAAGATGAACTAGAGAATGAAGATTAGGTACTCGCCATCCCTCTTTCATCGTCAACAGGACAATCCACAGTACCATACCATCAAACTTTATGACACCATCAAAGAGAAGGAGCCTCttcatcatcttaccacccaCTATCTTCATCAGGCTATACCACTTCAcataatccttcatcatcttaccaccccctatcttcatcagaataccctatctgctacatcacatcaccttcatatcaccccacctcatatccctcatcaccctcatgtcATTCCCATTCTCAGGGTTTGGTGGATAACCCAAGAGAAGGTTGGATTGGCAGGTACATCttgaaggatatgcttgcattaccaGAATCTCCAAAAGTGATGTCATCAATAGGTTtagtgaatgtcttaggagaaagtCAAGATGTTAACCCCACTTCTTTGATTTAGACAACTGTACCTCAGGAGGATGGTCCAGAgataattgaagaagtcacagatgaccttctcagagcagtaatggcattggcagtggGTGAATAAATCAaggagcacacctccctaatatatatagggagtgacacaaaagatgatgagtctggtctgATCAGGCTCTGAGCCAAAGAGATCAAGTctaatggaatttttttgatccatatgctccaaatactatgaatgtttggatgcaggagaattcgAGGACCATGAGGAacctgatgaagaaccaagtgagggggaaatcaatgaagaagagggCGATGGCAATGATGATGAAGACGAGAGTAAGGATTGGGGTGATAGCGATGACTCCGATGCTcaaagtgatgatgagtacATGGGCTAGGATGATATTGACTACCAGGGACCTTAGAATATTGATTGAGATGTTGATCTGAGTATTACTCACCAAAGGATCCAGGAGGGTACTCAGTGTATACTACTGGCAAAGATGACCCGATGGTTGACCCGACAGATGCTATTCAATCAACACTTATGATTAGCATGGAAGGGGACAatattcagaagatagtgaggATATCAAAGAATATGAGATCATCATTGAAGGCAATATAGAACCTATAGAAGAACAGATGATTAGAATTTATGGGAAGTTAGGTGAGATGAAAGTCAAAGTTGAGGagattgaccagatgttaggtgaagtaaccatcagtgaaTGCTACTACGCAGAACAAATGGAAAACCTTGAGGAAATAGGGGGAGAAGACATGCTTGCAGAAATAATGGATGCAGGGGTCAAATGCCTTTCTAACGTAGTGAAGAAATTACGAGCTAGGGCTCTTGATATCTAtggaggaccttgacttcccaccccaagtcaAGAAGGAGAATCTTAAGAACAAATTAATCCCATGGtggggataattaccataacagaCAATGATGATTAGGATCACTATCCCACAGTGATTGTTATAAAGAAGCCTGTCAGTGTAATTGAGaatagaagtggaagagactacaagggcaaggccctagtggTAGAACAGTTAAGGACCAATGAGGCTAGAACAAGTGGCTCAAAGAAAGAATCGGAGAACCCGGTCATGGCCCAACTTAAGAAGGTccaagccaatatctcaatttggggattattgatggcctccccttcacaccgtGAAGTAGTTCTGAAGTTCCTTACCAATATGCAAGTGCCTTTTGAGATAGATCTGACACATCTgtcatatagtaggggcaacatacgTAGTGCAGTCACTGATGTTTTCAAATTCTGAACTCTTTGCCAAAGGGACCTAGCACAACAGAGCTCTACACATAATAGTGGAGTGCCTTGACAAGACAGTTCCCCAAGTTTTCATTGACAATGGGCCTGCTCTGAATGTCTTGCCTTAAGATTAGCCAAGAGTATTGGTGCCAATATGGAGAAGATGAGGTCATCAGGCCAAACAGTGTGGGATTATGACAATACCAAAAGGGAGGTTCTTGGAATCCTTACCATAGCTATTTTGATTGGCCCAGTGAGGTTTGATATTGACTTCCAAATCATCGACATACCAGCATCTTTCAATATGCTTCTAGGAAGGCCATGGCTACACCTTACAAAGGTAGTGTCATCCAATCTCCATCAGAAGGTGAAATTCCTATATGAGGGGAAGGTGATCACTATCACAGGAGACCCGGAGATAGTGAATACtctggccaatattgaaaaaggGGAAGAACAGGCCGAAGAGGTCCAACTTATTGGATTTGAAATAAAAGGAACTTGTGTAGTCCTCTCCAAAGGGACATCTGAAGAGCATATCTCGGCTGattatgaagccatctggagtccaccaATTAGCTGAATGATGAAAAACATGTAATACTTCCCTAGAATGGGATTagggaagtatcatcagggtgttccAAAGCTACCCACTTTGGTTGTGAGCAAAGGAAGAAGTGGTCTAGGGTACAATCCTCAAACCCCCAAATCAGGAAGCCACAATGTCGGCAAGGGGAAAATGGTATTGAGAATGACTAGGAAGATATTGGtgtcttactaccccactctcaatgggtattttgtaatgGAAGGAGAAAACTTTCCCTTGTGTtaaaatgttgagccatggtttgatgaaactgtcgtaaagatgcaaccaggtTTCAAAGTATTCTTTTAAGACTAGTTCAACTAGGTAACTCATGAGTTAGAACAACTACAAACTAAGGAAGGTGATCAGGAAAGCTACATTATTGGAATAGCAGAAGTAGCATTGATTGAAGGTGAGTTCTCCTCTGGCAATCCTACGATGTTGTTCCGGTCTAAGGAATCACCAAGCCCCCTGGTCAttctgaagagagaatgggaaaagaagataagtcTTGTCTAGAGTTTGTGTCTTCCCACCAATATGAAAATCCACATCTGTTCCTTCCTACGAGAATCATGAGCCCCATGAACTCAAGCCCAGGCCCTTTAGAGGAAAGagcatgtatgcaaagcaaagaagggtATACAGAATGATGGTCTACATGTACTGTGCCAGAATCAACTACAATAGAAAGGTTCAAGACGGTGGTTAGAGGTGTGACCAGGGAGTAGGGATGGCCTCGATCAACAGGCTAAAAAAGTTAGATTTCATAGAGGggttgagtagtctccaccgcCTATCGCATctcaaaaagtttggcttcaaAGACTATGAGATTAAACAGTTTGTGTTTGTAGATAAGCATGCACCTACCAAAGAAAATAATGTTAGCACAACTAAAGAGATAGCAATCACCATCCTAGAAGGAGAAGATGGTCCATTACCACCCTGGATaatgaagaagcagagcagatgattagtcttttgaaggagttcACTGAAGTCTTTGCCTGGtattatgaggatatgcctgggatAGACCCCAACACTGTGCAACATCATTTGCCAACCTACACCAGAGCAAAGCCAGTcaaacagaagctcagaagaatgcatccataatggagtgaaaagatcagaaaagaagttatgaagcagtggaatgcaagatttctacaagtggtgaggtacccccaatggttggcaaaCATAATACTAgttccaaagaaggatggtaggATATGCAAGTGCGTAGATTTTTGatatcttaacaaagtgagccctaaggatgacttcccactatctcatattgatgtattggtcgacaACACAGCAGgacatgccttgctatcatttatggatggattctcaggatacaatcaagtgagcatgcacccaaaaGACCGTGAAAAGACAGCCTTCATCACTCTGTGAGAAAATTATTGctacaaggtgatgccctttggactgaagaatgaaGGGACAACTTATTAGAGAGCAGCTACAGCCATActgcatgatatgatgaacaacGATgtagaagtctatgtggatgacatgatagtgaagtcaagggattgacaggggcatattcccacactaaggcgattatttgaaaggatcaagaagtatcagctgaagttgaatccttaaaagtgtgtattcgaggCAATAACAAGAAAAttgttaggattcttggtgagtgaaagaggaatcgaagtcgaccctatcaagatcaaggcaatccaagaaataCCCACATCTTGGACTGAGAAGGAGATATGGGGATTATTGAGTCATATTCAGTATATCAGCATATTCATAGCTCAACTGACTATGATCTATGAATCAATCTTCAAGCTGCCAAAGAAAGATTAGCCCACAggatggaatgaccaatgccaacaagctttcgaTAATATAAAATGATATCTTATAAACgactagtattgacaccaccggtggaaggggaaccacttctgttatacttatcagttagggaatattctatgggctcgttgctagcacaaaagaagataaaaaatgaGGTAAAGCATGCCACatactaccttagcaagaagttcttagagtatgagacatggtatacatctttggaaagaacttgtgttgtactgatttgggcaacaaagagcctacgacactacatggtagcttatccagtgcAGTTGATCTCGatgatggatccaatcaaatacctcttcgagaaactagCTCTgaaaggaaggatggctcgatgactgcttttgctatcagaatttgacatcgcCTACGTTTCTTAGAAGTCTATCAAAGGGcaagccatagccgatcatttgtctacccaccccacagaaggtGGAAGAGctttagatgatgcctttccggATGAATAAATTATAACaattgaaggagaagaaatagctaatgaatggcaattgttcTTTGATAAATTGGCTaaccaaaaggggtgtggtgcaggaataaTGCTTGTCACTCTAGACGACCTTTATTTGCCTTTGTCATTCCTccttgatttcccctgtaccaacaacattactgaatatgaagcttgtgccttgggactggAAATAGCTCTaactattggggtgaaaaggatcaagatgTATGGAGATTCAACCATTATCATCtgtcagacgcaaggaaagtggaagaccagagatgagaaactgaggtagtatcaagaacatctagaagaggtgattggacacttaGAGAAGAtatcatttgaatacttccaaagggatagCAATAGGTTTTCTGATGtccttgcaaccttggcatccatggtagaatgcaacccatGGCCCGGATTTGatcattcttggtggaacaaagaagcaaatcCATTTACCAAGAGAcagtgaattctctcactatagatggctagtcttggtttgctcatatagtggacttcatcagagaaagaaagTATCCGGTTGAAGCTACAAATGGGAAAAATAAGTTCCTCAATAGATATGCTACCCGGTTCATTCTCCAAGGGGATTTATTGTACAAAAGGTCTTATGATGATATACAATTGCTATGTGTAGATGAAGATCAAGctagaacaattatggagaaaattcatcaaggcctttgtggaacacgtatgaatgccaagatgctagctaagaagattcttagaCTGGGATActactagaacacaatggaagtagactgTGTGGGCTTTGTCAAAagatgccacaaatgtcagatatttgccattATCATACAAATTCCACTAAAAAAATTGCACTCGCTCAGTTCCCCTTagtcattctctacttggggcattgatgttaAAGGAagggtcaaccccaaagcatccaacggTCAGgagttcatcttggtggccattgattacttcactaagtgggtagaggctcaatcatatgcagtccttatatctgctaaggtggcaaaattcattcaagaaaatatcatttgccgTATGGAGTGCCCCAAGAACtaatatcagatcaaggatcccatttttggggcaaaacTGATAAGATTGGCACAAAGTTTGATATCAAGAGGCATCGCTCCATCACCTATAGGCCATGGACCAATGCTGCAGTGgaagtagctaacaagaacatcaaggtcatcctacagaaaatggctaaAACACACAAGGGTTGGGTGGATAAGTTACCGCtcgctttatgggcatatcagacttttGTATGATCCTCAAAGGGGGTAACTCatttttccttggtatatggggttgaggcggttttGCTAATGggaatcctagtaccatccctaagggtgctcttggatagtcagttacctgaaggagaatgggtgaagactagacatgatgagctcaattttcccGATGAAAGATGCATGAAGGCTATGGATAGTTTGAGAaagtatcaactaagaatggcaagggccttcaataagaatgtgaagcctcatcacatagaagagggcaAGCTCATTCTTCGAGAACAGAgaaccccaattcatgacctgaGAGGAAAAGTGGTCCATTCACTATACCAGGCAAGGCTATGAGACACATGGACCTCAACGGTGAAAAAATGCccagattggtcaacatggatcaactcaagagatattatgtatGAAGGGTGGACAACACCCAAACTATGCTAGgcttgattcctctcaagggatacataggaaacttgacatgtgcaagtgcagtctcaacaatctcaaggcaataaattggtttatAGATTACCAATCAAGGTatttaaaaagatcatcatagcttgtgtcccccaagaatcgccatttggcatacaaggccatttatcattcacctatggtcctccaaattcttttctagaattccatcccccaaaagtcacACCCAACACTAGTAAATCAGGGCTAGTTCATTTCCCAACCTTAATtagtcaaataaaaaaaaggaacttgatgcaacagtggtaaaggttcgGTTGTGTCAACAGCTAATGGGTGATGCTTTGAAGAATCACCTCTATTCTttatttgtgatggtttcaggaaaggacatggactctttggatgatacattgagaaaatggaccttggacatgaacATTACGGGTCTAGAACTGCTAGAATGTGTGAGTATGTCAATACTCAATTGGATCAGGTGTGTAAAACTACATCACAGTTTACTCCGATAGATACTTCAACACTGGGATActgatcttcatgtatttcagtttgagatagttgagatctgcccaactctcgaagaattcagagcttgtatgctatctccacctaggggcaaattgattcaaccatctttgaagaaagattactcagaggagACTCAAAGTTTCtttggatgggaaaaggaggaaatgaagcagttcattagatatgggaagattgatatTTTGAAGGTAGCTAGGATTTTCACCGGgtatctatcattgggaggaatccatcggcagagatcataggatgcttatctactttgtatgatagctcgcTTTGTTCTCTAAATTTCTAGAAGtaccacttgttctgatagaggTAGTAAAGCAGTTGAAGGAaagaggtgatatcatccccatagtccttgcagagacacttAATGGATTTGATAACATAAGCCACAGCCATGGATTTGGAactgatcattatcaaggaagtcctggtATTTTCTAACTTTGGTTACTTGAGAAACTAAAACTGGTCAAGCCGCTAAATGGATGCCAACTAAGAGTTTCTTACTACCAAGACAAGAAGGAATtcccagaattcaagctcatcattgattgggaagagtacctacaaggaagatcTGCACAGGAGATTGTATGGAGGTGCCCATAGTGGCCACAAGATGATTTTCTACTAAAGACTCCTGGATGCagctatgtcaggttgatgggattaactcatacatccttttacttgcccactttACAATAGCCGAcagtatggactgaaagcagAGGACCTTGAAAAATTGATGAATTTCATCCACCCCAAGATTTGTTTGCCCAAATTGTAGCCCACCTATCTTGTCTTTGGTAGGAAAATTATTCCCCATTtctatgtaattcacttggtaatgaaGAGAGgcgatatttggattttcatgttattccagttattctaatgaagacttggatcgtggaattaatcgtgccttaaaattcaaactcataaACCCAAGAAAGCTTTTCAATgctaaaagataagttttcatttcaTGCTCAAAATAAAATGTCAAGTCTGGCtatacaaaagataaaaaataaaataaaagtaataaatatggggggaaagatatatatatatatatatatatataaaacacaACATCTATGTCTCGTAGGGAATAGGTTTCTAAAAAGCAGTATCTTCATCTGTGCCATACTCGGGGCTATTCGTGGAAAACATGGGGGAAGTGTCAGATGTCAATCGTGAGTTTGCCATTTGTGCCATGAGGTCCCTAATGTGCATGGCCTGTTGGGCAATCATCTCCCTCTGAGAACCAACCTCTCCTATCAAAGAGCCAACTTGTCCTGTCAAAGAGACAATCTGTGCACCCTGGAAAACACAAGTGACGgtcaaaacaagagaaaatgatgaaagagaAGCAAGCCAAAGAAGTAACAATACCCTCTGGTATAGCTCATCACAGAGACCCTAATGCATCTGTCGAATTTCAAGATATGCCTTTGGTGACACCTAAAAAGGACCATGTCagcaaaagaaagggaaaaggcaATGAAATGAGGAAGGTTTGGGTACTCACACAATCATACTAGATAGGCGAGCCAAGAGAGAGATCTTGATCTAATCATTGTTCGAGAGCCTTCGGGACACTAGGGTTGGCTGCATCCGGATAGGTCCAACCAGGAAAGCCATGGAGGGAATGGTGGCCATGCTATGAGAGGGTCCACCCATAATAGTAGAAAGCCCAGCAAATGTAGGACAAGCAACAGTCGATTGTGGTTGAGCAGAAAGAGGAACATTGGGGCGGGTTCTCCACTAGAGGAGCATCACAATAATCAGGAAGGAGAACTTAAAATGTGGACAGAACATTCAAGGGAGAGAACATACCACTGAACCTGTGGGACCCAGGGGGATGCAGACCGTCTCCTCATCTAGGAAGGCCTTGTAGTCCCCATCCATGATAAAAAAggaatcatcccatactcctttaGCTAGCTCCTTGACCTCGGCCTCTGGAATGAGATCTGGATGATGCATGGTGGAAGGGGGAAAGCAAGGAGGGATGCATTATTCAACGCCAGACCACTGAGGAGTGAACTGCTCCCCCAAGTATGAGGCACAGCCCTTGAGGCCCCAAAACAATACCCTATGCTCGGTCAAGAAAAGGGCCCGAGCAGCCTCTACAACAATTAGAAATTCGAGGTGCCGAAAAGGTCTCTAGGTGACCTACAATTTCAGATGTGATAAGTATAGcataaagaaagggggaaacCCAGAAGTGAAAATGATTTACCCTAGAAATCTCATTCAAGAGAGAATGAGCGGTGGCCCCT
Proteins encoded in this window:
- the LOC122070257 gene encoding eukaryotic translation initiation factor 3 subunit J-like, with amino-acid sequence MALAVGEFEDHEEPDEEPSEGEINEEEGDGNDDEDESKDWGDSDDSDAQSDDEGQYSEDSEDIKEYEIIIEGNIEPIEEQMIRIYGKLGEMKVKVEEIDQMLGEVTISECYYAEQMENLEEIGGEDMLAEIMDAGVKCLSNVVKKLRARALDIYGGP